CAGTGCCAGGTAATGTGGCAGCAGCGGATCACCGCTTCCTTGCTTTTTCACCATTTCCGGGACAAATGCGATCCCCATGCCTGCACCAACCAGCGACTGCACCGTATCGATATTGCTGCTTTCAAATATCACATGCGGCTCAAATCCCGCCTGTGTGCAAATGTCGTGTGAAATCTGCCGAAATCCTTGTCCTTTTTTTAAAAAAATAAACGATTCATCTTTCAATTCTTTGACATCGACTTGCCCTTCTTTTGCCAACCGATGTTTGGCAGGAACAGCTAAACAAATCGCCTCGTCGACTAATGGGATCCAATCGAGTTGGCTCTGTTCCACCGGCAACGTCAAAAGGGCCAAGTCAGTCTTTCCTTTTGCCGTTAATTCTTCCAGGACAGCTGTTGTCTCCTCGATCAAGACAACTTCAATTCCCGGATATTTGTCACAAAAGATCGACAGCACGGCTGGCAGAACATGGGAACCAGTCATCGGCAAGCTCCCCAAAATCAGTCGGCCGTTTTTCATATCAGCTAAATCGCGCATTTCCGATTGAATTTGTTCTACCTTATCAAGTACTTGAGCTGCGTGCAAAACAAATCGTTCTCCGGCATATGTCGGCTCAAGAGGGGTATTTGTGCGGTCAAATAATTGAACACCTAATCCTTGCTCTAGTTTTGCCACTTGTTGACTTAATGAGGGCTGTGCAATGTGCAATGACTCGGCCGCTTTGGAGAAACTTCGATGTTCCGCAACTTTTAAGGCATATAGAAGCTGGCGTAGTTCCATATGTGTATATGTGTCTCCTTTGAAATATATGAAATCAATTCTGCTGATTCTATCCTGCATGCAATTTCATGCTCCGCTGGCAAGTGTGTTTTCTGCTATGAATACGTGCATGATCATGAAAATTCGCTATATAACCATGAAATACTTAAAAACACCTGTATAGGTAAAAACTATACCATATATAGATATTATATGTTAGATAAATAGTCGCAATTATGATACAAATATATTATAGTAAGAATGATCGATATAATTTGAAAGTGCTAGATTCAAGTTTTATAAAAAGCAAACAAGGAGTGTAAGAAGACAATGAGTGCAAACAAAAAACGTACGATGTTTGAAAAAATTTGGGATGCGCATGTTATCCACCAAGAAGACAACAAGCCTAGTATTTTATATATAGACTTGCATTTAATCCATGAAGTAACATCACCTCAGGCGTTTGACGGTTTGCGGATGCACAATCGCAAAGTCCGCCGCCCGGATCGTACGTTTGCCACAGTCGATCACAATATCCCGACAACAGATCGTTCCAAACCGGTAGAAGATCCGATTTCAGCCAAGCAAATGGACACATTGACGCGAAATTGCCAGGAATTTGGCATCACCCTGGCAGATATACACAGCCCGGACCAAGGCATTGTGCATGTGATTGGGCCAGAATTGGGCCTTACATCACCAGGGAAGACAATCGTCTGCGGTGACAGCCACACATCCACACATGGTGCATTTGGCGCTTTGGCATTCGGAATCGGCACAAGCGAAGTCGAACACGTATTGGCTACACAATGCTTGTCACAGGCAAAACCAAAGACGATGGAAGTGCGGGTCAACGGCCCTTTGCAGGCTGGCGTTACAGCAAAAGATTTGATCCTTGCGATTATTGCAAAATTTGGTACGGACTTTGCTACAGGAACGGTTATCGAATATACAGGTGAAGCAATCCGCAATTTGTCCATGGAAGAGCGGATGACCGTTTGCAATATGTCCATTGAAGCAGGCGCCCGTGCCGGCCTGATCGCACCGGATGCAGTAACATTTGAATATTTGCGCGGCAGACGTTTCGCTCCACAAGGAGAAGCATTCGAACGCGCTGTAGAACAGTGGAAGCAACTCGTGACAGATGAAGGCGCAGATTATGACTTCCGTGTCGAGATCAATGCCGATGAAATCGCGCCACAAGTTACATGGGGCACAAGTCCTGGCATGGGTGCGAACGTAACGGATGCGGTTCCGAATCCTGCAGACTGTGAAAACGAAAACGATCGCAAAGCTACACAAAATGCCTTGTCATATATGGGCCTCGAACCTGGAACTCCTTTGGAGGAAGTCAAAATTGACCGTGTATTTATCGGCTCATGTACAAATGGACGGATTGAAGATCTGCGCGCCGCAGCTAGCATTGCCAAAGGTTATAAAGTTGCAAGCCATGTGAATGCGATGGTGGTTCCCGGTTCAAATAAAGTAAAGCAACAGGCAGAAGCGGAAGGATTGGACAAAATCTTTACCGAAGCGGGATTTGAATGGAGAGAGCCTGGCTGCAGCATGTGTCTCGCCATGAATCCAGACGTATTGCAGCCAGGTGAACGTTGTGCGTCTACATCGAATCGCAATTTTGAAGGACGTCAAGGCCGCGGCGGCCGTACACATCTCGTCAGCCCGCAAATGGCTGCTGCTGCCGCTATTAAAGGCCATTTTTATGATGTGCGCAATTGGGTTGTGAATAAGTAACGAACGTGAGATTCGTTCTGCTTTGCAATTGAACACTAGCGTTACGAGTTTAAATTATACTTTACAAGTTTAAAAGGAGAGATATCCATGCAACCATTTACAAGACTAACCGGTATTGTTGCACCTCTTGACCGGGTGAATGTAGATACAGACGCAATTATCCCGAAACAGTTT
Above is a window of Fodinisporobacter ferrooxydans DNA encoding:
- the leuC gene encoding 3-isopropylmalate dehydratase large subunit, with the protein product MSANKKRTMFEKIWDAHVIHQEDNKPSILYIDLHLIHEVTSPQAFDGLRMHNRKVRRPDRTFATVDHNIPTTDRSKPVEDPISAKQMDTLTRNCQEFGITLADIHSPDQGIVHVIGPELGLTSPGKTIVCGDSHTSTHGAFGALAFGIGTSEVEHVLATQCLSQAKPKTMEVRVNGPLQAGVTAKDLILAIIAKFGTDFATGTVIEYTGEAIRNLSMEERMTVCNMSIEAGARAGLIAPDAVTFEYLRGRRFAPQGEAFERAVEQWKQLVTDEGADYDFRVEINADEIAPQVTWGTSPGMGANVTDAVPNPADCENENDRKATQNALSYMGLEPGTPLEEVKIDRVFIGSCTNGRIEDLRAAASIAKGYKVASHVNAMVVPGSNKVKQQAEAEGLDKIFTEAGFEWREPGCSMCLAMNPDVLQPGERCASTSNRNFEGRQGRGGRTHLVSPQMAAAAAIKGHFYDVRNWVVNK
- a CDS encoding LysR family transcriptional regulator, with the protein product MELRQLLYALKVAEHRSFSKAAESLHIAQPSLSQQVAKLEQGLGVQLFDRTNTPLEPTYAGERFVLHAAQVLDKVEQIQSEMRDLADMKNGRLILGSLPMTGSHVLPAVLSIFCDKYPGIEVVLIEETTAVLEELTAKGKTDLALLTLPVEQSQLDWIPLVDEAICLAVPAKHRLAKEGQVDVKELKDESFIFLKKGQGFRQISHDICTQAGFEPHVIFESSNIDTVQSLVGAGMGIAFVPEMVKKQGSGDPLLPHYLALLPEKPTRTLICAYKKGRYLSKAAQAFVEILTKSI